The nucleotide window AAAAATTTAGTGGCGTTATTCATTTTGCAGGTTACAAAGCAGTAGGTGAATCGGTTAATGAACCTTTAAAATATTATCGAAATAATCTATTGAGTACTATTACTTTAGCAAATATCTGTCAAAAAAAAGGTGTAAAGAAATTTATTTTTAGTTCATCAGCAACTGTATATGGAAGTAACCGAGTACCTTTCGATGAAACTATGCAATTGCTTCCTACTACAAATCCGTATGGGGAAACAAAGGCAATGTGTGAACGTATTTTGGGAGACTTAGTGCAGGCAAATGGAGATTTTGAAGTTGCTTTGTTAAGATATTTTAACCCTATTGGTGCTCATCCAAGTGGTGGGATTGGGGAGGCTCCTAATGGAATCCCAAATAACTTAATGCCATTCATTACACAAGTCGCAACAGGAAAATTAAAAGAACTGCAAGTATTTGGTGATGATTATCCAACGCCAGATGGTACTGGGGTTCGTGATTATATTCATGTCATGGATCTTGCTGAAGGTCATGTGGCAGCGCTTGAAAATAGTAAACCTGGCGTTCATATTTATAACTTAGGTACAGGCAAAGGAACGAGTGTTTTAGAATTTATTGAAACATTCGAACGTGTAAATAAAATAAAAATTCCTTATAAAGTTGTACCACGTAGAGTAGGGGACGTTGCTTATAGCTATGCTGATGTCTCGAAAGCCAAAAGAGAGTTAAATTGGACTGCTAAACGTAATTTAGAGCATATGTGTAGAGATGCTTGGAATTTTGAAAAATTAAATTCTAAAGATTAGATGTATAAAAATGAATATTTGATATTATCCCTTTCAAGTAAATCGTTGCAGAAACTTGAAGGGGATTTTTCACCTCTAGAAAATAAAAATTTTTCAAATAATAGTAAGCGTCAAATAGCGACCTAAAAGGCTCTATGTTATTTGACGCTTATTATATTACTCAGATTTAACTACTAATCTCCAATTCACAATGGTATATTGAACTATATAATTGGAAAATGGAGGAATATTAAATTGTCTGGAAAATCATTAAAAATCTTTACTGCCACAGCGGTGGCAGCTACAGTGTTCGCACCTGTTGCAAGTGCAAATACTACATTTAAGGATATCACACCTGCAAATTCGCATTATGAAGCTGTGAAATCATTAGTTGAACGTGGAATTATTAACGGTTATGAAGATGGTGATTATTGCGGAGCAAAAAGACCACCAGTGCGGAACTTTAAGCCACTCAATGCGGACAATTGAGCCACCGAATGCGGAAACTTTGAGCCACTTACATATATTCCCTTAAACCTCCTGTATAATGAAGGAGCATACCAACAGGTATGACACTTCAGAACAGGAGGATTTTTTATGATTGATTACCGAAAGATATTAGCTCTTTCCTTCGACCAAATTAGCCAACGTACAATTAGCGCTAGTACCGGACACGCTCGCAATACCGTATCCGATGTCATCCAACGTGCCGCAAAGCTAAACGTCACCTCATTGAACGATACGATGACAAATGTGTGGCTTGAAGAGTATCTCTACCCAGAGAAACAGCCAATTGAAAAAGGTTACTGTCCAGTGGATTGGGAGTATGTACACAAGGAGCTGCAGAAAAAGCACGTCACGCTTAAATTGTTACATCATGAGTACGCAATAGCCGCAAAGGAGGCTAAAAAAATCCCTTATGCTTATCGTACATTCGCTGAAAAGTACGGTCATTATGCGCGAAAATTTAAATTAACCATGCCTTTAAAACGCAAACCAGGTGAAATTTTGGAAGTAGA belongs to Solibacillus sp. FSL W7-1436 and includes:
- the galE gene encoding UDP-glucose 4-epimerase GalE, encoding MSILVTGGLGFIGSHTVVALIKEGYKVVIADNLSNSKIEVLNALENLTNETIPFYQIDVIDEDAVSRLFENQKFSGVIHFAGYKAVGESVNEPLKYYRNNLLSTITLANICQKKGVKKFIFSSSATVYGSNRVPFDETMQLLPTTNPYGETKAMCERILGDLVQANGDFEVALLRYFNPIGAHPSGGIGEAPNGIPNNLMPFITQVATGKLKELQVFGDDYPTPDGTGVRDYIHVMDLAEGHVAALENSKPGVHIYNLGTGKGTSVLEFIETFERVNKIKIPYKVVPRRVGDVAYSYADVSKAKRELNWTAKRNLEHMCRDAWNFEKLNSKD
- a CDS encoding S-layer homology domain-containing protein, with translation MSGKSLKIFTATAVAATVFAPVASANTTFKDITPANSHYEAVKSLVERGIINGYEDGDYCGAKRPPVRNFKPLNADN